In one window of Streptomyces sp. NBC_01224 DNA:
- a CDS encoding helix-turn-helix domain-containing protein: protein MLGAIGLDEIQESAYRALVAVGAAEVSDLAHRLALPESDTERALRRLEQHGLAAQSSARTGRWVAAPPAVALGALLTQQRHELEQAELAAALLAEEYRAEATDSAVHDLVEVVTGASAVAHRFHQLQLGATSEVCALVTGKPIAVSGMENEAEEQAATRGVSFRVVIEREVLSLPSGILELSAALSRDERCRVVDRVPTKLVVADGALAMVPLTGRGAEPAALVVHASGLLESLMGLFEAVWRDAMPLRLGESGRLEEESTGPDATDLEILSLLLAGLTDASVAKQLELGLRTVQRRVKGLMELTGVSTRLQLGWHAYERGWVSRTPRT from the coding sequence ATGCTGGGAGCCATAGGTCTCGACGAGATACAGGAGTCGGCGTACCGCGCGCTCGTGGCGGTGGGAGCCGCAGAGGTCTCCGATCTCGCGCACCGGCTGGCACTTCCCGAGTCGGACACCGAACGGGCGTTGCGCCGGCTGGAACAGCATGGGTTGGCCGCCCAGTCGTCGGCCCGTACGGGCCGTTGGGTGGCCGCGCCGCCGGCGGTGGCGCTGGGTGCGCTGCTGACCCAGCAGCGCCATGAGCTGGAGCAGGCGGAACTGGCGGCGGCGCTGCTCGCCGAGGAGTACCGGGCGGAGGCCACCGATTCGGCCGTGCACGATCTGGTCGAGGTGGTCACGGGCGCGAGCGCGGTGGCGCACCGTTTCCACCAGTTGCAGCTGGGTGCGACGAGTGAGGTGTGCGCCCTGGTCACAGGGAAGCCGATCGCGGTGAGCGGAATGGAGAACGAGGCCGAGGAGCAGGCCGCCACGCGCGGGGTGTCGTTCCGGGTGGTCATCGAGCGCGAGGTGCTGTCGCTGCCGTCCGGGATCCTGGAACTGTCGGCCGCGCTGAGCCGTGACGAGCGGTGCCGGGTCGTCGACCGGGTGCCCACCAAGCTGGTCGTCGCCGACGGCGCCCTGGCGATGGTGCCGCTGACCGGACGGGGCGCCGAGCCGGCTGCGCTGGTGGTGCATGCCTCCGGGCTGCTGGAGTCACTGATGGGGCTCTTCGAGGCGGTGTGGCGCGACGCCATGCCGCTCAGGCTCGGCGAGAGCGGCCGGCTGGAGGAGGAATCCACCGGGCCCGATGCGACGGACCTGGAGATTCTTTCGCTGCTGCTGGCCGGGCTGACGGATGCGAGCGTGGCGAAGCAGCTGGAGCTGGGGCTGCGGACCGTGCAAAGACGGGTGAAGGGCCTGATGGAGCTGACCGGGGTGTCGACCCGGCTTCAGCTGGGCTGGCACGCGTACGAGCGGGGCTGGGTGTCCCGGACGCCGCGGACCTGA
- a CDS encoding DUF456 domain-containing protein yields the protein MGVWQLVAVGLVMLLGLVGVLVPGAPGQAIVWAAVLWWALTDTTPAAWGVLMGATALLLLNQALKPLLPPRRPRESGAPRKTLMLGGAGAIVGFFVVPVVGGIVGYVGAVYGAERLRLGSHGAGWASVRSVMRATGYSVLVELYACLLVTGAWLSAVIWA from the coding sequence ATGGGAGTGTGGCAGCTCGTCGCCGTCGGCCTGGTGATGCTTCTCGGCCTGGTCGGCGTGCTGGTTCCGGGGGCGCCGGGGCAGGCGATCGTCTGGGCCGCCGTGCTGTGGTGGGCGTTGACCGACACGACTCCGGCCGCCTGGGGGGTACTCATGGGCGCCACCGCACTGCTTCTGCTGAACCAGGCGCTGAAGCCGTTGCTGCCGCCGCGCCGCCCCCGTGAGTCCGGTGCACCGCGCAAGACTCTGATGCTGGGCGGGGCCGGCGCGATCGTGGGCTTCTTCGTGGTGCCGGTGGTGGGCGGGATCGTCGGTTATGTGGGGGCGGTCTACGGGGCGGAGCGGCTGCGGCTCGGCAGCCACGGGGCGGGGTGGGCATCGGTCCGCTCGGTGATGCGGGCGACGGGCTATTCCGTGCTCGTCGAGCTCTACGCATGCCTGCTGGTGACGGGGGCCTGGCTGAGCGCGGTGATCTGGGCCTGA